One genomic window of Salvelinus alpinus chromosome 9, SLU_Salpinus.1, whole genome shotgun sequence includes the following:
- the LOC139584393 gene encoding leucine-rich repeat neuronal protein 3-like, translated as MKKAAFLACLLVELALTAFVLASEGGAAHCPALCRCEIRPWFSPSSIYTEAPTVDCNDLGLSTMPERLPSDTQVLLLQTNNIISVEKPLDYLANITEIDLSQNNISSMSDVHLGPLPQLLSLHMEENWIHALSDNCLPSLPNLQEFYINHNLISSISPGAFRGLGRLLRLHLNSNHLRGINRVWFQPLPRLEILMIGENPIVQLSDMNFKPLVNLRSLVLARMNLSEIPDDTLVGLDNLESVSFFDNLFDRVPQAALKKAKSLKFLDLNKNPIERIQRGDFVDMIHLKELGINSMPALVSIDSFALNNLPELTKIEATNNPKLSYIHPNAFHKLPRLETLMLNSNALSALHHSTVDSLPNLREVSMHSNPIRCDCVIRWINMNQTGVRFMEPDSLFCVEPPEYQGQHVRKVHFREMTEICLPLISPGSLPDRVTVGKRSSVTLHCRAFGEPEPEIYWVTPSGDRVLPNSVSDKYYMHPEGTFDIYDTTMLEAGLYTCVAHNLVGADLKSVLLVVDGYFPHPSDNGNDLHVDVRSVQPDSVLVSWDNTHGGLISNIKWFTMANAKHPSMAYTARVPTDVKVYRLTHLNPSTQYRVCVEVTSMQLGHNRDCVNVTTKGLAHTVESSEKWDTVVMAACAVLFIVVAVASSIIYTSLQSQHFYRKLMVDQTESMLGPSTRPGSASSLTELCVAGVKVKVTVIDLPDNSM; from the coding sequence ATGAAGAAGGCTGCGTTCTTGGCTTGTTTGTTAGTGGAGCTAGCTCTGACAGCCTTTGTTTTGGCCTCGGAGGGCGGCGCTGCTCATTGTCCTGCATTGTGCCGGTGTGAGATACGACCCTGGTTCTCTCCAAGCTCTATTTATACCGAGGCTCCCACGGTGGACTGTAATGACTTAGGCCTATCGACAATGCCAGAGAGACTGCCCTCAGACACACAGGTGCTATTGTTACAGACCAACAATATCATCAGTGTTGAAAAACCTTTGGATTACCTGGCTAATATCACAGAGATAGATTTATCCCAGAACAACATATCGTCTATGAGCGATGTCCATCTGGGTCCTCTTCCCCAGCTGCTGTCACTGCACATGGAGGAGAACTGGATTCATGCCCTGTCAGACAACTGTCTCCCATCCCTGCCCAACCTCCAGGAGTTTTACATCAACCACAACCTGATCTCATCCATCAGTCCTGGTGCCTTTAGAGGGCTAGGGAGGCTCCTGCGGCTCCATCTCAACTCCAACCACCTCAGGGGCATCAACAGGGTGTGGTTTCAGCCTCTGCCCCGCCTGGAGATCCTGATGATTGGGGAGAACCCCATTGTTCAATTGTCAGACATGAACTTCAAGCCCCTGGTCAACCTACGCAGCTTGGTTCTGGCCAGGATGAATCTTTCCGAAATCCCAGATGACACTCTGGTCGGCCTCGACAACCTGGAGAGTGTTTCGTTTTTTGACAACCTGTTTGACAGAGTGCCACAGGCCGCTCTGAAGAAAGCCAAGAGCCTGAAGTTTCTGGATCTCAACAAGAACCCCATCGAGAGGATTCAGAGAGGGGACTTTGTGGACATGATCCACCTCAAAGAGTTGGGCATCAACAGCATGCCTGCGCTGGTGTCCATCGACAGCTTCGCCCTCAACAATCTACCTGAGCTGACCAAGATCGAGGCCACCAACAACCCCAAGCTCTCCTACATCCACCCCAATGCCTTCCACAAGTTGCCGAGACTCGAAACACTGATGCTGAACAGCAATGCCCTCAGCGCCTTGCACCACAGCACTGTGGACTCCCTGCCCAACCTGCGTGAGGTTAGCATGCATAGCAACCCCATCCGCTGCGACTGCGTCATCCGCTGGATCAACATGAACCAGACCGGCGTGCGCTTCATGGAGCCAGATTCCCTCTTCTGCGTGGAGCCGCCGGAGTACCAGGGCCAGCACGTCCGCAAGGTCCACTTCAGGGAGATGACCGAGATTTGCCTCCCGCTCATCTCGCCCGGGAGCCTCCCAGATCGTGTCACCGTTGGGAAAAGGAGCTCGGTGACGCTTCACTGCCGGGCATTCGGGGAGCCGGAGCCAGAGATATACTGGGTCACCCCCTCCGGGGACAGAGTCCTGCCCAACAGTGTGTCTGATAAGTACTACATGCATCCAGAGGGGACCTTTGACATCTATGACACTACCATGCTTGAGGCAGGGCTGTACACCTGTGTCGCTCACAATCTTGTTGGTGCAGACCTCAAGTCTGTGTTGTTGGTGGTAGATGGATACTTTCCACATCCTTCTGATAATGGCAATGATTTACATGTGGACGTTAGATCAGTGCAGCCCGACTCTGTTTTGGTATCTTGGGATAATACTCATGGTGGTCTTATATCCAATATAAAGTGGTTCACAATGGCGAATGCTAAGCATCCCTCCATGGCATACACTGCTAGAGTACCAACCGATGTGAAGGTGTATCGTCTCACCCACCTGAACCCCTCCACCCAGTACCGGGTGTGTGTGGAAGTCACGAGCATGCAGCTCGGACACAACAGGGACTGTGTCAATGTCACCACAAAGGGACTGGCTCACACCGTGGAGAGCAGTGAGAAGTGGGACACAGTGGTGATGGCTGCATGTGCTGTGCTTTTCATCGTGGTTGCTGTGGCTTCCTCCATCATATACACATCTCTGCAAAGCCAACACTTTTACAGGAAGTTGATGGTGGACCAAACTGAGTCAATGCTGGGTCCTAGCACCCGCCCCGGCTCCGCCTCTTCTCTCACAGAACTCTGTGTGGCTGGAGTCAAGGTGAAGGTGACCGTAATAGACTTGCCAGACAACTCCATGTAA